From Lysobacter silvisoli, the proteins below share one genomic window:
- the wrbA gene encoding NAD(P)H:quinone oxidoreductase, whose product MTEVLVLYYSRGGSVARLARQIARGIGEVEGVQARLRSVPPVAAVTQTAAPPVPEDGAPYVEARDLAECAGLVLGSPTRFGNMAAPVKHWLDGLGAEWASGALVGMPAAVFTSTATQHGGQESTLLTMMVPLLHHGCVIVGIPYTEPALSSTRTGGTPYGASHVAGNQDDPQPSEDEARLARALGRRVAELTLKVSR is encoded by the coding sequence ATGACCGAAGTACTGGTGCTCTATTACAGCCGCGGCGGATCGGTGGCGCGGCTGGCCCGGCAGATCGCGCGCGGCATCGGCGAGGTCGAGGGCGTGCAGGCGCGCCTGCGCAGCGTGCCGCCGGTGGCCGCGGTCACCCAGACCGCGGCGCCGCCGGTACCCGAGGACGGCGCGCCCTATGTCGAGGCGCGCGACCTGGCCGAATGCGCGGGCCTGGTGCTGGGCAGCCCCACCCGCTTCGGCAACATGGCCGCGCCGGTCAAGCACTGGCTGGACGGGCTGGGCGCGGAATGGGCCAGCGGCGCCCTGGTCGGCATGCCGGCGGCGGTGTTCACTTCCACCGCCACCCAGCACGGCGGCCAGGAATCGACCCTGCTGACCATGATGGTGCCGCTGCTGCACCACGGCTGCGTGATCGTCGGCATTCCCTACACCGAGCCGGCGCTGAGCAGCACCCGCACCGGCGGCACGCCCTATGGAGCCAGCCACGTGGCCGGCAACCAGGACGACCCGCAACCCAGCGAGGACGAGGCGCGGCTGGCGCGCGCCCTGGGCCGGCGCGTGGCCGAACTGACCCTCAAGGTGAGCCGGTGA
- a CDS encoding proprotein convertase P-domain-containing protein produces MNIVHTYRGDLVVDLVAPDGSVYNLHNRAGGSADNLVQTYTRNLSTEALNGTWKLRVRDAATLDTGYINSWSITF; encoded by the coding sequence GTGAACATCGTCCACACCTACCGCGGCGACCTGGTGGTCGACCTGGTGGCGCCGGACGGCAGCGTCTACAACCTGCACAACCGCGCCGGCGGCAGCGCCGACAATCTGGTCCAGACCTATACGCGCAACCTGTCCACGGAAGCGCTCAACGGCACCTGGAAGCTGCGCGTGCGCGATGCGGCCACGCTGGACACCGGCTATATCAACAGCTGGAGCATCACGTTCTGA
- the ppk2 gene encoding polyphosphate kinase 2 → MSKLKRKDYEAQLEPLQRELVEVARWVQHSGQRVMVILEGRDTAGKGGVIEAISQHLNPRQCHVVALPKPSDRESTQWYFQRYVSHLPAAGEIVLFDRSWYNRAGVEQVMGYAKPAQVAAFLKQAPAFEKLLTDDGIVLFKYWLCCDQDKQEERFAERLADPLKRWKLSPIDVEARKHYDDYTRAREAMLAATHTKHAPWTLVDFNDQRQGRLTLIRDLLARAPEHKVPAQKIEFPPLTGKPKKERYRALKPLGAKNTVAKKK, encoded by the coding sequence ATGAGTAAGCTCAAGCGCAAGGACTACGAAGCCCAGCTGGAACCGCTGCAACGCGAGCTGGTCGAGGTGGCGCGTTGGGTGCAGCACAGCGGCCAGCGGGTGATGGTGATCCTGGAAGGCCGCGACACCGCCGGCAAGGGCGGCGTGATCGAGGCGATCTCGCAGCATCTGAACCCGCGCCAATGCCACGTGGTCGCGCTGCCCAAGCCCAGCGACCGCGAAAGCACGCAGTGGTATTTCCAGCGCTACGTCTCGCATCTGCCGGCCGCCGGCGAAATCGTGCTGTTCGACCGCAGCTGGTACAACCGCGCCGGCGTGGAACAGGTCATGGGCTACGCCAAGCCCGCGCAGGTGGCGGCCTTCCTCAAGCAGGCGCCCGCGTTCGAAAAGCTGCTCACCGACGACGGCATCGTGCTGTTCAAGTACTGGCTGTGCTGCGACCAGGACAAGCAGGAGGAGCGCTTCGCCGAACGCCTGGCCGACCCGCTCAAGCGCTGGAAGCTCTCGCCCATCGACGTGGAAGCGCGCAAGCATTACGACGACTACACCCGCGCGCGCGAGGCCATGCTCGCCGCCACCCATACCAAGCACGCACCCTGGACCCTGGTGGACTTCAACGACCAGCGCCAGGGCCGGCTGACCCTGATCCGCGACCTGCTCGCGCGCGCGCCGGAGCACAAGGTGCCGGCGCAGAAGATCGAGTTCCCGCCGCTGACGGGCAAGCCGAAGAAGGAGCGCTACCGGGCGCTGAAACCGCTGGGCGCGAAGAACACCGTCGCCAAGAAGAAGTAA
- a CDS encoding helix-turn-helix domain-containing protein: MALSLELVDALKRFLRAQDLTYRDLAARLKLSEAAVKRMFSKRAMSLERLEQICDVLDIGLVELSAEAARGRTAMAELSEAQEQALVDEPALLLALFLTLNRWKQADVQEHFLFDDAQWTRLLVRLDRLGIIELMPGNRGRPLTARNFRWRADGPMERYFRLNLLGDYFADPFDGEQDVLLLLSGSLSPAGIRQLKQRLGEVAREFDALLARDAALSAQQRVGVSLVLAQKPWLLQLFHPYRRSQAG, encoded by the coding sequence ATGGCCCTGTCCCTGGAACTCGTCGACGCCCTGAAGCGCTTTCTGCGCGCCCAGGACCTCACTTACCGCGACCTGGCCGCGCGCCTGAAGCTCAGCGAGGCGGCGGTCAAACGCATGTTCTCCAAGCGCGCGATGAGCCTGGAGCGGCTGGAGCAGATCTGCGACGTGCTCGACATCGGCCTGGTCGAACTCAGCGCCGAGGCCGCGCGCGGCCGCACCGCCATGGCCGAGCTCAGCGAGGCCCAGGAACAGGCGCTGGTGGACGAGCCGGCGTTGCTGCTGGCGCTGTTTCTGACCTTGAATCGCTGGAAACAGGCGGACGTGCAGGAGCATTTCCTGTTCGACGACGCGCAATGGACGCGGTTGCTGGTGCGCCTGGACCGGCTGGGCATCATCGAGCTGATGCCGGGCAACCGCGGCCGCCCGCTGACCGCGCGCAATTTCCGCTGGCGCGCGGACGGGCCGATGGAGCGCTACTTCCGCCTGAACCTGCTGGGCGACTACTTCGCCGATCCCTTCGACGGCGAACAGGACGTGCTGTTGCTGCTCAGCGGCAGCCTCAGTCCGGCCGGCATCCGCCAGCTCAAGCAGCGGCTGGGCGAGGTGGCGCGCGAGTTCGACGCGCTGCTGGCGCGCGATGCGGCGCTGAGCGCGCAGCAGCGGGTGGGGGTGAGCCTGGTGCTGGCGCAGAAGCCTTGGTTGCTGCAGTTGTTTCATCCCTATCGGCGGTCGCAGGCGGGGTGA
- a CDS encoding acylphosphatase — protein sequence MSAARYYVSGKVQGVWFRASTREQALALGLRGYARNLADGRVEVLAAGADDALTQLQAWLQRGPTHARVDRVLREDAGEHEAGDGFVCS from the coding sequence GTGAGCGCGGCGCGCTACTACGTCAGCGGCAAGGTCCAGGGCGTGTGGTTCCGCGCGTCCACGCGCGAGCAGGCGCTGGCGCTAGGCCTGCGCGGCTACGCGCGCAACCTGGCCGACGGGCGGGTGGAAGTGCTGGCGGCCGGCGCGGACGACGCGCTGACCCAGTTGCAAGCCTGGCTGCAGCGCGGACCGACGCATGCGCGCGTGGACCGCGTGCTGCGCGAGGACGCCGGCGAACACGAGGCCGGGGACGGCTTTGTTTGCAGCTGA
- a CDS encoding LysR substrate-binding domain-containing protein produces MRRLPPLSQLRAFEAAARHRSFKLAAEELAVTAAAVSHQIRQLETWLGLALFERHTRRVELTAAAHSLLPVLRQGFDAFAEALAALAPPRAQAVTLAVTPAFAAHWLLPRLPRFQQLHPRVELRILASHAVVDLTHGGADLAVRYGGRDEAELEAQALPDDRFLPVASPRLALRTPADLAAQRLIHFDWHRPAPDRPTWTHWLRQARLRHGDVRGGLRFSEESHAIQAAVAGQGVALLSHSLVQDDLARGVLVAPFGPELPAPAGRLLRQRGHAGPAQQAVWDWLTAEFAPPPRGRGRDRARSVRLRR; encoded by the coding sequence ATGCGCCGTCTTCCGCCGCTGTCGCAACTGCGCGCCTTCGAAGCCGCCGCGCGCCACCGCAGCTTCAAGCTCGCCGCCGAGGAACTGGCGGTCACCGCCGCCGCGGTTAGCCACCAGATCCGCCAGTTGGAAACCTGGCTGGGCCTGGCGCTGTTCGAGCGCCACACCCGCCGGGTCGAGCTCACCGCCGCCGCGCACAGCCTGTTGCCGGTGCTGCGCCAGGGCTTCGACGCCTTCGCCGAAGCGCTGGCCGCGCTGGCGCCGCCGCGCGCGCAGGCGGTGACCCTGGCGGTGACGCCGGCCTTTGCCGCGCATTGGCTGCTGCCGCGGCTGCCGCGCTTCCAGCAACTGCATCCGCGCGTCGAACTGCGCATCCTGGCCTCGCACGCGGTGGTCGACCTGACCCACGGCGGCGCCGACCTGGCGGTGCGCTACGGCGGCCGCGACGAAGCGGAGCTGGAAGCGCAGGCCCTGCCCGACGACCGTTTCCTGCCCGTGGCCAGTCCGCGCCTGGCCTTGCGCACGCCCGCCGACCTGGCCGCGCAGCGCCTGATCCATTTCGACTGGCATCGCCCCGCGCCGGACCGCCCGACGTGGACGCACTGGCTGCGCCAAGCCCGGCTGCGCCACGGCGATGTGCGCGGCGGCCTGCGCTTCAGCGAGGAAAGCCATGCGATCCAGGCCGCGGTGGCCGGCCAGGGCGTGGCCCTGCTCAGTCACAGCCTGGTCCAGGACGATCTGGCGCGCGGCGTGCTGGTCGCGCCGTTCGGCCCGGAGCTGCCCGCGCCCGCCGGGCGCCTGCTGCGCCAACGCGGCCACGCCGGTCCAGCGCAACAGGCGGTGTGGGATTGGCTGACCGCCGAGTTCGCGCCGCCGCCGCGCGGGCGTGGCCGCGATCGCGCACGATCGGTTAGGCTGCGCCGATGA
- a CDS encoding DUF2069 domain-containing protein gives MLLGSLLALAALYAAWFGVAADWVALAVFALPPAWLALGVWRGGARAGFWSAVLALAWFSHGVMVAWSRPPERLYAWAELLLAVAVVFSASLPGLRLRFGAKPGA, from the coding sequence ATGCTGCTGGGCTCGCTGCTGGCGCTGGCGGCGCTGTACGCGGCCTGGTTCGGCGTGGCGGCGGACTGGGTGGCGCTGGCGGTGTTCGCATTGCCGCCGGCCTGGCTGGCGCTGGGCGTGTGGCGCGGTGGCGCGCGCGCCGGCTTCTGGTCGGCGGTGCTGGCGCTGGCCTGGTTCAGCCACGGGGTCATGGTGGCCTGGTCGCGGCCGCCGGAGCGGCTCTACGCCTGGGCCGAGCTGCTGCTGGCGGTGGCGGTGGTGTTCTCGGCCAGCCTGCCGGGGCTGCGCCTGCGCTTCGGGGCCAAGCCCGGGGCCTGA
- a CDS encoding helix-turn-helix domain-containing protein: MPLGTTLRLLAKARGMNAADIATAIPRAGVATVSAWLQGDKLPGKDQLDALARTFGVPAGALLSELASTLDPARTQGEHDLLAAYRALNSSQQGALLEVASAMAGTKRSRAPRKKAAR, translated from the coding sequence ATGCCGCTAGGCACCACCCTGCGTCTGCTCGCCAAGGCCCGCGGCATGAACGCGGCCGACATCGCCACCGCGATCCCGCGCGCGGGCGTGGCCACCGTCAGCGCCTGGCTGCAGGGCGACAAGCTGCCCGGCAAGGACCAGCTCGACGCCCTGGCCCGCACCTTCGGCGTGCCCGCCGGGGCGCTGCTGTCGGAGCTGGCCAGCACCCTGGACCCGGCCCGCACCCAGGGCGAGCACGACCTGCTCGCCGCCTACCGCGCGCTCAACAGCAGCCAGCAAGGCGCGCTGCTGGAGGTGGCCAGCGCCATGGCCGGCACCAAGCGCAGCCGCGCGCCGCGCAAGAAGGCCGCACGATGA
- a CDS encoding TlpA family protein disulfide reductase: MTPRRYAPTLVLPLLALALAACDRPAPAPPAAPEAPKPAQPAAAPDAPTAAPEGAAPSDTPELNIATLDKGQYDLAAHRGKWVVVNFWATWCAPCLKEMPELSAMDAMREHIEVIGLAYEEIEPADMRAFLKTHPVVYPIAIVDTYDPPKAFETPRGLPMTYLIGPDGKVADKFLGPVTAAMIEGAIAKAGGPKPGESVEAKAGT; encoded by the coding sequence ATGACGCCACGCCGCTACGCCCCGACCCTCGTGCTGCCGCTGCTGGCCCTGGCGCTGGCGGCCTGCGACCGGCCGGCGCCCGCGCCGCCGGCCGCGCCCGAGGCGCCGAAGCCGGCGCAGCCCGCCGCGGCGCCCGACGCGCCGACAGCCGCGCCCGAAGGCGCCGCGCCCTCGGACACGCCGGAGCTGAACATCGCGACCCTGGACAAGGGCCAATACGACCTGGCCGCGCACCGCGGCAAGTGGGTGGTGGTGAATTTCTGGGCGACCTGGTGCGCGCCGTGCCTGAAGGAAATGCCCGAGCTGTCGGCGATGGACGCCATGCGCGAACACATCGAAGTGATCGGCCTGGCCTACGAGGAAATCGAGCCGGCCGACATGCGTGCGTTCCTCAAGACCCATCCGGTGGTCTACCCCATCGCCATCGTCGATACCTACGATCCGCCCAAGGCCTTCGAAACCCCGCGCGGCCTGCCCATGACCTATCTGATCGGCCCGGACGGCAAGGTCGCCGACAAGTTCCTGGGCCCGGTCACCGCGGCCATGATCGAAGGCGCGATCGCCAAGGCCGGCGGTCCCAAGCCCGGCGAATCGGTCGAGGCTAAGGCCGGCACGTGA
- a CDS encoding YihY family inner membrane protein translates to MEPLTTINRWGERVRDRARVSTFFRFLARRFLDDNLFQAAGALSYTTVFALVPLSMVVFGVLSAFPVFGEWSDRLSDYVFSNFVPSAARSVEASLKQFSANIGQLTAAGVIALVVSLLITLNGVEASFNRIWRVKAARPQVGRFLVYWTVLTLGALMAAASLAVSAKFFAMDVFETQPGRWLETTMLRLAPVLIEWMAFTAIYRVVPHRTVHWRHAAAGALLATVLFELVKWGIGLYLGSFGSYSKIYGAFAAVPIFLLWIYLSWIAVLLGASLASSISAFRYQPAAMRLPLGFEMYGLLRLLARFNEARADGRGLHSDEIQQLEPMLTDTLVQQMLSQLCEIKVVARAEAGEWLLSRDLDDLSLGELYEACGLRIPIAEARLPCRDDSLGRSAVAAMDELRVPLRELLKRRVSTIHADEE, encoded by the coding sequence ATGGAACCGCTGACCACGATCAACCGTTGGGGCGAGCGCGTGCGCGACCGCGCGCGCGTGAGCACCTTCTTCCGTTTCCTGGCCCGCCGTTTCCTGGACGACAACCTGTTCCAGGCCGCCGGCGCGCTGTCCTACACCACGGTGTTCGCGTTGGTGCCACTGTCGATGGTGGTGTTCGGCGTGCTCTCCGCGTTCCCGGTGTTCGGCGAATGGAGCGACCGCCTCAGCGACTACGTGTTCTCCAACTTCGTGCCCTCGGCCGCGCGCTCGGTCGAGGCCAGCCTGAAGCAGTTCTCGGCCAACATCGGCCAGCTCACCGCAGCCGGCGTGATCGCCCTGGTGGTGTCGCTGCTGATCACCCTCAACGGGGTCGAGGCCAGCTTCAACCGGATCTGGCGGGTCAAGGCGGCGCGGCCGCAGGTCGGCCGCTTCCTGGTCTATTGGACGGTGCTGACCCTGGGCGCGCTGATGGCCGCGGCCAGCCTGGCGGTGTCGGCCAAGTTCTTCGCCATGGACGTGTTCGAGACCCAGCCCGGGCGCTGGCTGGAAACGACCATGCTGCGGCTGGCGCCGGTGCTGATCGAATGGATGGCGTTCACCGCGATCTACCGGGTGGTGCCGCACCGCACCGTGCACTGGCGCCATGCGGCGGCCGGCGCGCTGCTGGCCACGGTGCTGTTCGAACTGGTGAAGTGGGGCATCGGCCTGTATCTGGGCAGCTTCGGCTCCTACTCCAAGATCTACGGCGCCTTCGCCGCGGTGCCGATCTTCCTGCTGTGGATCTACCTGAGCTGGATCGCGGTGCTGCTGGGCGCCTCGCTGGCCTCGTCGATCTCGGCCTTCCGCTACCAGCCGGCGGCCATGCGCCTGCCGCTGGGCTTCGAAATGTACGGGCTGCTGCGGCTGCTGGCGCGCTTCAACGAGGCGCGCGCCGATGGCCGCGGCCTGCACAGCGACGAGATCCAGCAACTGGAGCCCATGCTCACCGACACCCTGGTCCAGCAGATGCTCTCGCAGCTGTGCGAGATCAAGGTGGTCGCGCGCGCCGAGGCCGGCGAATGGCTGCTCTCGCGCGACCTGGACGATCTGTCGCTGGGCGAACTCTACGAAGCCTGCGGCCTGCGCATTCCGATCGCCGAAGCCCGCCTGCCCTGCCGCGACGACTCGCTGGGGCGCTCGGCGGTGGCGGCCATGGACGAACTACGGGTGCCGCTGCGCGAACTGCTCAAACGCCGCGTTTCCACCATCCACGCCGACGAGGAATGA
- a CDS encoding DUF2145 domain-containing protein: MRNPTSSWRALILCAALLAAAFAPPALAGTHCETQTVPAEKVAAAAATALRVAQALDQADAPAALVARVGTDLSAQGLVYSHVGFAVRDHANGRWTVVHLLNECGSDRSRLYAQGLVNFFSDDLVNQDARIVWLQPAQAQRLAARMQALPQRALHQPHYSLIARPGSKEYQNSTAWVLEMLAASADEGAGIGDRRAAYRRAQADGFKPDRIHVPYTKRVLGGLFAANVAFTDHPVATRLSGDYPVVTVRSIFDYLQRCGYIREQREWRGGRLMAEPGPA, translated from the coding sequence ATGCGTAACCCCACCTCGTCTTGGCGAGCACTGATCCTGTGCGCCGCCCTGCTGGCCGCCGCGTTCGCACCGCCCGCACTGGCCGGCACCCACTGCGAAACGCAAACCGTGCCGGCGGAGAAAGTCGCCGCCGCCGCGGCCACGGCGCTGCGCGTGGCGCAGGCGCTGGACCAGGCCGACGCGCCGGCGGCGCTGGTGGCGCGCGTGGGCACGGATCTGTCGGCGCAAGGCCTGGTCTACAGCCACGTCGGCTTCGCGGTGCGCGATCACGCCAACGGCCGCTGGACCGTGGTGCATCTGCTCAACGAATGCGGCAGCGATCGCTCGCGGCTGTATGCGCAAGGGCTGGTCAATTTCTTCAGCGACGACCTGGTCAACCAGGACGCGCGCATCGTCTGGCTGCAGCCGGCGCAGGCGCAGCGGCTGGCCGCGCGGATGCAGGCGCTGCCGCAGCGCGCGCTGCACCAGCCGCATTACAGCCTGATCGCCCGGCCGGGCAGCAAGGAGTATCAGAACTCCACCGCCTGGGTGCTGGAGATGCTGGCCGCGAGCGCGGACGAAGGCGCGGGCATCGGCGACCGCCGTGCGGCCTACCGGCGCGCGCAGGCCGATGGATTCAAGCCCGACCGCATCCATGTGCCCTACACCAAGCGCGTGCTGGGCGGGCTGTTCGCGGCCAACGTCGCCTTCACCGATCATCCGGTGGCCACGCGCCTGTCCGGCGACTATCCGGTGGTCACGGTGCGCTCGATCTTCGATTACCTGCAGCGGTGCGGTTACATCCGCGAGCAGCGCGAATGGCGCGGCGGTCGGCTCATGGCCGAGCCCGGCCCGGCCTGA
- a CDS encoding asparaginase domain-containing protein, which yields MDQLCIVTTGGTIDKIYFDDKSDYQIGEPQIGGILRELGVGFQFNVIPIIRKDSLHITAEDRELIRAAIAAQPAKHVLVTHGTDTMVETAKVLASLEDKTIVLTGALSPARFRGSDAEFNVGCAVGAVQSLPPGVYIAMNGRIWDPRKVRKNVAANRFEAV from the coding sequence ATGGACCAGCTCTGCATCGTCACCACCGGCGGCACGATCGACAAGATCTACTTCGACGACAAGTCCGACTACCAGATCGGCGAGCCGCAGATCGGCGGCATCCTGCGCGAGCTGGGCGTGGGCTTTCAGTTCAACGTGATTCCGATCATCCGCAAGGACTCGCTGCACATCACCGCCGAAGACCGCGAGCTGATCCGCGCCGCGATCGCGGCGCAGCCGGCCAAGCACGTACTGGTGACCCACGGCACCGACACCATGGTCGAAACGGCCAAGGTGCTGGCCTCGCTGGAAGACAAGACCATCGTGCTCACCGGCGCGCTGAGTCCGGCGCGCTTCCGCGGCTCCGATGCCGAGTTCAACGTCGGTTGCGCGGTCGGCGCGGTGCAGTCGCTGCCGCCGGGGGTGTACATCGCCATGAACGGGCGTATCTGGGACCCGCGCAAGGTGCGCAAGAACGTGGCCGCGAACCGCTTCGAAGCGGTGTGA
- a CDS encoding M20/M25/M40 family metallo-hydrolase, with amino-acid sequence MSLSPRPLPTLLALALLCAIAPASAQHAHEHARPADASDDPFAPVFVVTSRDTYDAGVKTLARQARTAQDASGATLVISEVQTHQLADITRHVHEKERRCGGYFAFASRAEAEAFVRSDRSRQAMAGKFLAAYTIDNQATVNPWLGQVAEANIRGTISHLSTQYPNRYYASTTGRTSAEWIRSTWLGLANGRSDVSAELYTGCTNCSTQPSVILTIQGSELPNEVVVLGAHLDSISNSGSGNAMNAPGADDDASGIATLTEVLRIAMASGYKPKRTVKFMGYAAEEVGLRGSKAIATAYQQQGVNVVAALQLDMTNYRTSGDPHVKVITDYSNASMVQFLQDLFGAYMGSSGLTLATEACGYGCSDHASWTAAGFPSAMYHEGRLFSRLHTSGDTLANMGNSAVNSVPFAKLGLAFLGEAAKTAGSGGNAPPVANFSSSASGLTVAFTDSSSDGDGSIVSRSWNFGDGTTSTATHPSKTYSAAGTYTVTLTVTDDDGATHTKTASVTVSSGGGVQTYTNGTDVNIPDNNATGVSSSIVVSGRSGSAPGDTRISVNIQHPYKGDLVVDLIAPDGSVYNLHNRSGGSADHVILTNQVINLSTELLNGTWRLRASDRAAQDVGYINSWSLTF; translated from the coding sequence ATGTCCCTGTCGCCCCGTCCCTTGCCGACCTTGCTCGCCCTGGCGCTGCTGTGCGCCATCGCACCGGCCAGCGCGCAGCACGCCCACGAACACGCACGCCCCGCAGACGCCAGCGACGATCCGTTCGCGCCGGTGTTCGTGGTCACTTCGCGCGACACCTACGACGCCGGCGTGAAAACCTTGGCGCGCCAGGCGCGCACCGCGCAGGACGCCAGCGGCGCGACCCTGGTGATCTCGGAAGTGCAGACCCACCAGCTGGCCGACATCACCCGCCACGTGCACGAGAAGGAACGCCGCTGCGGCGGCTACTTCGCCTTCGCCAGCCGCGCCGAGGCCGAGGCCTTCGTGCGCAGCGACCGCAGCCGCCAGGCCATGGCCGGCAAGTTCCTGGCCGCCTACACCATCGACAACCAGGCCACGGTCAATCCCTGGCTGGGGCAGGTGGCCGAAGCCAACATCCGCGGCACCATCTCGCACCTGTCCACCCAGTACCCGAACCGTTATTACGCCTCCACCACCGGCCGCACTTCGGCCGAATGGATCCGCAGCACCTGGCTGGGGCTGGCCAACGGGCGCAGCGACGTCAGCGCCGAGCTCTACACCGGCTGCACGAATTGCTCGACCCAGCCTTCGGTGATCCTGACCATCCAGGGCAGCGAGCTACCCAACGAAGTGGTGGTGCTGGGCGCGCACCTGGATTCGATCTCCAATTCCGGCAGCGGCAACGCCATGAACGCGCCGGGCGCCGACGACGACGCCTCCGGCATCGCCACCCTGACCGAGGTGCTGCGCATCGCCATGGCCTCGGGTTACAAGCCCAAGCGCACGGTCAAGTTCATGGGCTACGCGGCCGAGGAAGTGGGCCTGCGCGGCTCCAAGGCCATCGCCACCGCGTATCAGCAGCAGGGCGTGAACGTGGTCGCGGCGCTGCAGCTGGACATGACCAACTACCGCACCAGCGGCGACCCGCACGTCAAGGTCATCACCGACTACTCCAACGCCTCGATGGTGCAGTTCCTGCAGGACCTGTTCGGCGCCTACATGGGCAGCAGCGGCCTGACCCTGGCCACCGAGGCCTGCGGCTACGGTTGTTCCGACCATGCCTCATGGACCGCTGCGGGCTTCCCCTCGGCCATGTACCACGAGGGCCGCTTGTTCTCGCGCCTGCACACCTCCGGCGACACCCTGGCCAACATGGGCAACTCGGCGGTCAACAGCGTGCCTTTCGCCAAGCTGGGCCTGGCCTTCCTGGGCGAAGCGGCCAAGACCGCCGGCAGCGGCGGCAACGCACCGCCGGTGGCGAACTTCAGCTCCTCGGCCAGCGGCCTGACCGTGGCGTTCACCGACAGCTCCAGCGACGGCGACGGCAGCATCGTCTCGCGCAGTTGGAACTTCGGCGACGGCACCACCTCGACGGCGACCCACCCCAGCAAGACCTACAGCGCCGCCGGCACGTACACGGTCACGCTCACGGTCACCGACGACGACGGCGCCACCCACACGAAGACCGCCTCGGTCACGGTGAGCAGCGGCGGCGGCGTGCAGACCTACACCAACGGCACCGACGTCAACATCCCCGACAACAACGCCACCGGTGTGAGCAGCAGCATCGTGGTCTCCGGCCGCAGCGGCTCGGCGCCGGGCGACACGCGGATCTCGGTGAACATCCAGCATCCGTACAAGGGCGATTTGGTCGTCGACCTGATCGCGCCGGACGGCTCGGTCTACAACCTGCACAACCGCAGCGGCGGCAGCGCCGACCACGTGATCCTCACCAATCAGGTCATCAACCTCAGTACCGAACTGCTCAACGGCACCTGGCGGCTGCGCGCGTCCGATCGCGCGGCGCAGGACGTGGGTTACATCAACAGTTGGAGCCTGACTTTCTAA
- the moaB gene encoding molybdenum cofactor biosynthesis protein B → MTAERDFIPLQLCVLTVSDSRTLAEDSSGDYLVQALRDAGHQLYDRQLLPDDRYRLRAVVSQWIADRRADGILVTGGTGFTGRDSTPEALLPLLDKEMPGFGELFRALSFEEIGTSTLQSRAFAGLANGTFLFCLPGSTSACRTAWERIVRAQLDARTRPCNLATLRPRLHEPS, encoded by the coding sequence ATGACCGCAGAACGCGACTTCATCCCGTTGCAACTGTGCGTGCTGACCGTATCGGACTCGCGCACCCTCGCCGAAGACAGCTCTGGCGATTACCTCGTCCAGGCGCTGCGCGACGCCGGCCACCAGCTGTACGACCGCCAGCTCCTACCCGACGACCGTTACCGTCTGCGCGCGGTGGTGTCGCAGTGGATCGCCGACCGCCGCGCCGACGGCATCCTGGTCACCGGCGGCACCGGCTTCACCGGCCGCGACTCCACGCCCGAAGCGCTGCTGCCGCTGCTGGACAAGGAAATGCCGGGCTTCGGCGAACTGTTCCGCGCGCTGAGCTTCGAAGAGATCGGCACGTCCACGCTGCAGTCGCGCGCCTTCGCAGGCCTGGCTAACGGCACCTTCCTGTTCTGTCTGCCCGGCTCCACCTCGGCCTGCCGCACCGCCTGGGAGCGCATCGTCCGCGCCCAGCTCGACGCCCGCACCCGGCCCTGCAACCTGGCCACGTTGCGTCCGCGTCTGCACGAACCCAGTTAA